A genomic window from Glycine soja cultivar W05 chromosome 10, ASM419377v2, whole genome shotgun sequence includes:
- the LOC114370459 gene encoding putative glycine-rich cell wall structural protein 1 — translation MATSKVLGAAFIVLLIVDLAFAARVTDRLLGGRGGGGGGGGGGGGGGGGGSLGRGSGYGSGYGSGGGEGYGGGSLGGSGGGGGGGRGGGGGGGGGTGSSGYGSGYGSGYGSGYGSGGGANGGGGGGGGGKGGGGGGGGGSNGSGYGSGSGYGEGGGNDGRGSGGGGGGGGGGGGGGGGSGGSGYGSGSGYGSGWGGGENNESP, via the coding sequence ATGGCAACCTCAAAGGTCTTAGGGGCTGCTTTCATTGTTTTGCTCATTGTGGACCTTGCGTTTGCTGCTAGGGTTACAGATAGGTTACTTGGTGGGAGgggtggcggtggtggtggcGGCGGTGGTGGCGGAGGAGGTGGCGGTGGTGGTAGTCTTGGACGTGGTTCCGGGTATGGATCAGGGTATGGCTCAGGTGGGGGTGAAGGGTATGGTGGAGGATCACTAGGAGGAAgcggcggtggtggtggtggcggaAGAGGAGGAGGTGGCGGTGGCGGTGGTGGGACCGGCAGTTCTGGGTACGGGTCCGGATATGGATCGGGGTATGGATCCGGATACGGGTCTGGTGGCGGTGCGAACGGTGGAGgtggaggcggtggtggtggcaAAGGTGGAGGAGGTGGAGGAGGTGGAGGTTCTAATGGTTCAGGTTATGGCTCTGGCTCTGGATACGGTGAAGGAGGTGGAAATGATGGACGAGGCAGTGGTGGcggtggaggaggaggaggtggtggtggtggcggtggCGGTGGTAGTGGAGGCTCTGGCTAT